From the genome of Nicotiana sylvestris chromosome 1, ASM39365v2, whole genome shotgun sequence:
TTGTCAAGTTTGTGGGAAAATCCAGATCCTAAAAGGGTTTCTTATTTTTGTTTGTGTTACTCCTATCTTGATAGTTGACAATCTTGCATTTGTTTACTCTTTAAACTTTGTATGCTCTTAAAGGATGTGGGATCTGGAAGAGGGTTCAGGGACAGAGGAGAATGACACTGAATTACTTGAGAAAGCCTGCACCGAAGAAATTCCAGAAGATTGCAGAGGGTATGATTGCAAGCTACTCTCAAACTTGAAACTTTAAGAGAAGTTTTTATTACTAACCAACCAACATGAAAATTGCATGTATGTTAACGTTACTAAGACCACACTTTCTTGGGTTGTTACTGCAGATCCAAGACCAATGGCGGCATCCAGAATCATTTTCTGAGCAGAAATAggtggtccagcataatatatcgGCGGGGGCAGAAACAACTCACTCGTCTGTTCCTGAAGGAAGCAGAACATGCATTGCAATTGGCATTGACTGAGGAAATCTAGAATATATCTAACCCAAGTTTGTACATTCTGCAAGAGAGCTATTTGAGCAAATAGTTGGGTAATGATCTTTCTTGTTGATTAGGAAAACTGGTCAGAGGCGAATCCAGGAATTCGAGAGGATGGGAACAAACATGTTTCAAAGATAAACATTCAGTTTCATGATATAAAATTTTACAAAAACAACTTGGCTagcaaaaattatccaattccattATCTCAAAAATACATCATTAGTTTACATTTGTACTCGACGATTTTTGAAAGCGATCCATAATAGCATCATTAGTTACAATTGCAAATACCTTACGCTCTATATTGCAAACTAAACAACCATTCAAAAATTCATCACCAATGCAATTACGTAGATCATTCTTTATGAGCTTCATTGAGGAGAATGCTCTTTCCACACTTGCCGTAGCAACATGTAAAATCAACGTCAGCTTCACAAGTAAATAAACAAGACACCAAGTTTGATTCAATTTTGTTTTGGCCATCACTATAGCAAGATCCTTAATTcctttcaaattgagaaaaacACTATCACACTTTCAAGCATAGACAATGAAACTATCGAGCTGGTAACTGAGATCCCGAAGCTCCCTATCACCAAATTCACTTGGATAATACTTGGCCAACTTCATTATTCTATCTTTATCAAAATTAGCAAATGAATCAACCGGATTCAAACTGGCCATACTAAGGAGCAAGTCACTAGTCACTACACCAAAACGATAATTGAGCTCTACAAGTTGGAAATCAATAATAGCATAAAATAATTCCACATGAAAGTGATGCGAATATGAAACATCCGACCTCTTACGCTTCGACCTTGGATAGTTTTCATCCATTTTGGGAATTAAAATACCATGTTTACCACAAAATAAGTAAACCTCATCCATCAAAGACCCAAATTCACTTTCTCTCATTGTTTGCAATCTTGTCTTTGCAAGGTCAAGTAACCTCATagcattgatgatatcttgatctttCTTTTGTAGAGTTTTATTCAATTCATTTGTAAGAAGCAACATCTTGAACATCAAGTGCAACATAAACACAAATTCAAAATACTTGAATATTATCCAAAAGATTTTTTGCCGCAAATCTATCAAGAGAAAGTAGACAATCCTGTTGCATATCTTTTAGCACATTAACAATTGAAACAAATATaatcatcaaattttccaaggtCTTAAAATGAGACCCCCAACGAGTATCACCCGATTGTTGAAGGCTACTTTCTTGATTCAATCCTTGCCCGGTATAAACTTCTCCATTTTTAAGTAATTCTTCCAGCTTATCTACTTGGTGTTGTCGAAGTAATTCCCTGCGTTTAAAAGATGCTCCAATAGTATTCAACAAATTAGTGACAACATCAAAGAAATTATTCACATTCGAATGCTTTTTAGAAAGAGCTACAAGTGTCAATTGCAACTGATGAGCAAAACAATAAATATAATATGCAGATGGAGCATCTTGCAAAATTAAAGTTTTTAGGCCATTTATATTTCCCTGCATATTACTTGCTCCATCATAACCCTGTCCACGTATCTTGGATGAACTTAGTGAGTTATCCAAAAGTAAAGAATAAATTGCATCCTTCAGTGATTGTGCATATGTATCTTTCACATGGACAATGCCCAAAAATCTCTCTATCACCTCCCCATTTTTGTTAACATATCGTAGAACTAGGGCCATTTGCTCCTTATGTGAGATGTCCTTTAATTCATCAACCAATATTCCAAAATAATCACCATCTAGATCTTTGATAATAGCTTTAATGACTTCTTTAGCACAAGCATCCACAATCTCCTTTTGAATGGTTGGACAAATCATCATATCATTTTTTGGAGCATGACATAATATCACTTTTCCCACATTTAGATGCTTATCTCCATGAAATTCCAAAAGTTCAAGAAAAATACCTTTGTATTTAGATTC
Proteins encoded in this window:
- the LOC104212901 gene encoding uncharacterized protein, whose product is MRLNASIDVVRFHLRNGLPFSGHDESEESKYKGIFLELLEFHGDKHLNVGKVILCHAPKNDMMICPTIQKEIVDACAKEVIKAIIKDLDGDYFGILVDELKDISHKEQMALVLRYVNKNGEVIERFLGIVHVKDTYAQSLKDAIYSLLLDNSLSSSKIRGQGYDGASNMQGNINGLKTLILQDAPSAYYIYCFAHQLQLTLVALSKKHSNVNNFFDVVTNLLNTIGASFKRRELLRQHQVDKLEELLKNGEVYTGQGLNQESSLQQSGDTRWGSHFKTLENLMIIFVSIVNVLKDMQQDCLLSLDRFAAKNLLDNIQVF
- the LOC138876855 gene encoding uncharacterized protein, which codes for MLLLTNELNKTLQKKDQDIINAMRLLDLAKTRLQTMRESEFGSLMDEVYLFCGKHGILIPKMDENYPRSKRKRSDVSYSHHFHVELFYAIIDFQLVELNYRFGVVTSDLLLSMASLNPVDSFANFDKDRIMKLAKYYPSEFGDRELRDLSYQLDSFIVYA